One Streptomyces drozdowiczii DNA segment encodes these proteins:
- a CDS encoding helix-turn-helix transcriptional regulator — MATNAIDQTRRMLSLVTYLRERPGAHVQDVARAFGITEDELISDLDVLPMCGTSFRGGDLLDIDTDGDRIWWHNADDVAEPLRLAADEATALLVAARAVATLPGLRESDRQALLRATAKLETAAGEVGAASSRLSVTFESEGGVFAEVDRAISERRRLWLRYYSPARDELTEREVDPIRLFAVGHTYMEAWCRSSEDRRTFRLDRVAEIRLLDEPAAPPELELRDLSEGLVQPAAEDPEVVIEVGPGGRWVAEYYPHDRAEEQPDGGLRITLRTPDPASLRRLALRLGREGRIVSPPELAESARSAARAALAAYDGTA, encoded by the coding sequence ATGGCCACGAACGCCATCGACCAGACGCGCCGGATGCTCTCCCTGGTGACGTACCTGCGCGAGCGCCCCGGCGCCCACGTCCAGGACGTCGCCCGGGCCTTCGGGATCACCGAGGACGAGCTGATCTCCGACCTGGACGTGCTGCCCATGTGCGGCACCAGCTTCCGGGGCGGCGACCTGCTCGACATCGACACCGACGGCGACCGCATCTGGTGGCACAACGCGGACGACGTCGCCGAACCGCTGCGGCTCGCCGCCGACGAGGCGACGGCCCTGCTGGTCGCCGCCCGCGCCGTGGCGACCCTGCCCGGGCTGCGCGAGAGCGACCGGCAGGCGCTGCTGCGGGCCACCGCCAAGCTGGAGACCGCCGCCGGAGAGGTGGGCGCCGCCAGCTCCCGGCTCTCGGTCACCTTCGAGTCCGAGGGCGGCGTCTTCGCCGAGGTGGACCGGGCGATCTCGGAGCGGCGCAGGCTCTGGCTGCGCTACTACTCGCCCGCCCGCGACGAGCTCACCGAGCGCGAGGTGGACCCGATCCGGCTCTTCGCCGTCGGGCACACCTATATGGAGGCGTGGTGCCGCTCCTCCGAGGACCGGCGCACCTTCCGGCTCGACCGGGTCGCCGAGATCCGGCTCCTCGACGAGCCCGCCGCCCCGCCCGAGCTGGAGCTGCGGGACCTGTCCGAGGGGCTGGTCCAGCCGGCCGCCGAGGACCCGGAAGTCGTGATCGAGGTCGGCCCCGGCGGGCGCTGGGTCGCCGAGTACTACCCGCACGACCGGGCGGAGGAACAGCCCGACGGCGGCCTGCGGATCACCCTGCGCACCCCGGACCCGGCCTCGCTGCGCCGGCTCGCGCTGCGGCTCGGCCGGGAGGGGCGCATCGTCTCGCCCCCCGAGCTGGCCGAGAGCGCGCGGAGCGCGGCGCGGGCGGCGCTCGCCGCGTACGACGGCACGGCCTGA
- the tatA gene encoding Sec-independent protein translocase subunit TatA: protein MGNLKPLEIVLIIAVILLLFGAKKLPDMARSLGKSARILKSEAKAMKKDDEPTVTTTDAAADPAAQQAARTIQAAPGDVTSSRPVSEAKPTTQS, encoded by the coding sequence ATGGGCAATCTGAAGCCTCTCGAGATCGTACTGATCATCGCTGTCATCCTGCTGTTGTTCGGCGCCAAGAAGCTTCCCGACATGGCCCGTTCGCTCGGCAAGTCGGCCCGCATCCTCAAGAGCGAGGCCAAGGCCATGAAGAAGGACGACGAGCCGACGGTCACCACCACGGACGCCGCCGCCGACCCGGCCGCCCAGCAGGCCGCCCGTACGATCCAGGCCGCGCCCGGGGACGTCACGAGCTCCCGCCCGGTGAGCGAAGCGAAGCCCACCACCCAGAGCTGA
- the tatC gene encoding twin-arginine translocase subunit TatC — protein MLKSARKQEKDSEGRMPLADHLRELRNRLLIAVVGILVITVITAFFYNELINFLIRPVLESVGCAHGESKQANGNPCAEMTVQGIVAPFSIALKVSLMAGVVFSTPVWLYQLWAFLAPGLHKHEKRYALGFVGVGVPLFLVGAALAYLLMPQTVSVLQEFTPDNTKPLLPIDDYLNIITRMVVVFGLAFELPLLLILLNFTGVLTAKRLGSWWRWMVMGITIFAAVATPTGDPLTMITLAAPIVLLYFLALGICMANDRRRKRNNPDADLDDDEASELDLTPEDIGDMEHVSASPTLPGQSDGGRSSARDGYDDIT, from the coding sequence TTGCTCAAGTCTGCCCGCAAGCAGGAGAAGGACAGCGAGGGGCGGATGCCTCTCGCTGATCACCTGCGAGAGTTGCGTAACCGACTGTTGATCGCCGTTGTGGGGATTCTCGTGATCACGGTGATCACGGCCTTCTTCTACAACGAACTGATCAACTTCCTGATCCGCCCGGTCCTGGAGTCGGTCGGTTGCGCCCACGGTGAGAGCAAGCAGGCCAACGGCAACCCGTGTGCCGAGATGACGGTGCAGGGTATCGTCGCGCCCTTCTCCATCGCCCTCAAGGTCTCCCTCATGGCGGGCGTGGTGTTCTCCACCCCGGTCTGGCTGTACCAGCTGTGGGCCTTCCTCGCCCCCGGTCTGCACAAGCACGAGAAGCGGTACGCGCTCGGCTTCGTCGGCGTCGGTGTCCCGCTCTTCCTGGTGGGCGCCGCTCTCGCCTACCTCCTGATGCCGCAGACCGTGTCCGTGCTGCAGGAATTCACCCCGGACAACACGAAGCCCCTGCTGCCCATCGACGACTACCTCAACATCATCACGCGCATGGTGGTCGTGTTCGGCCTCGCCTTCGAGCTGCCCCTGCTGCTCATCCTGCTGAACTTCACCGGGGTGCTCACGGCCAAGCGGCTCGGCTCCTGGTGGCGCTGGATGGTCATGGGCATCACGATCTTCGCCGCCGTGGCGACCCCGACCGGTGACCCGCTCACGATGATCACGCTGGCCGCGCCCATCGTGCTGCTGTACTTCCTCGCGCTCGGCATCTGCATGGCCAACGACCGGCGCCGGAAGCGGAACAACCCCGACGCCGACCTCGACGACGACGAGGCGTCGGAGCTGGACCTCACCCCCGAGGACATCGGCGACATGGAGCATGTCTCGGCGTCACCGACACTGCCCGGCCAGTCCGACGGCGGACGGTCCTCCGCGCGAGACGGTTACGACGACATCACCTGA
- a CDS encoding diacylglycerol kinase, translating to MTSEITLFVNPTAGRGRGARAAQPAASALREAGFSVRTVLGEDAGDALRRARDAVAAGTGALIAVGGDGLMSLALQAVAGTLTPLGVVAVGTGNDFARALGLPIRDPEAAGRLAADALKGRAPVRETDLGRVGERWFGSVLASGFDSRVNDRGNRMRWVGGRFKYDLAILAELAAFKPVRYRMALDDGPPRELEATLVAVGNGTSYGGGMRMCADAVMDDGLFDITVVGECSRTTLLKVFPRVYKGTHLGHPVVTVHRASSVTLEAVGVTAYADGECVGALPVTATCVPKAVRILGARTMGD from the coding sequence GTGACCAGCGAGATCACCCTCTTCGTCAATCCCACCGCGGGACGCGGCCGGGGCGCGCGAGCCGCGCAGCCGGCCGCTTCCGCGTTGCGGGAGGCCGGTTTCTCCGTACGCACGGTCCTCGGCGAGGACGCCGGTGACGCGCTGCGCCGGGCGCGGGACGCGGTGGCGGCGGGGACGGGCGCGCTCATAGCCGTCGGCGGGGACGGGCTCATGTCGCTGGCCCTCCAGGCGGTCGCCGGGACGCTCACCCCGCTCGGCGTGGTGGCGGTGGGGACCGGCAACGACTTCGCGCGCGCCCTGGGCCTGCCGATACGCGACCCGGAGGCGGCGGGGCGGCTCGCCGCCGACGCGCTCAAGGGGCGGGCGCCGGTGCGCGAGACCGACCTCGGGCGGGTCGGGGAGCGCTGGTTCGGCTCCGTGCTCGCCTCCGGCTTCGACTCCCGGGTCAACGACCGGGGCAACCGGATGCGCTGGGTGGGCGGCCGCTTCAAGTACGACCTGGCGATCCTCGCCGAGCTGGCCGCCTTCAAGCCGGTCAGGTACCGCATGGCGCTGGACGACGGACCGCCCCGGGAGCTGGAGGCGACGCTCGTCGCGGTCGGCAACGGGACCTCGTACGGCGGCGGCATGCGGATGTGCGCCGACGCGGTCATGGACGACGGCCTCTTCGACATCACGGTGGTCGGGGAGTGCAGCCGTACGACCCTGCTCAAGGTCTTCCCCCGGGTGTACAAGGGGACGCACCTCGGCCACCCCGTCGTCACCGTGCACCGGGCCTCGTCGGTCACCCTCGAAGCCGTCGGCGTCACCGCCTACGCGGACGGCGAATGTGTCGGCGCACTCCCGGTGACCGCCACCTGCGTGCCGAAGGCGGTACGG